The following nucleotide sequence is from Podospora bellae-mahoneyi strain CBS 112042 chromosome 1 map unlocalized CBS112042p_1, whole genome shotgun sequence.
tcccctcccccgatgACCCATTGCCCTGTCAGCCCGCCTCAATCCAACCCGGCTCAATCCAACCCGGCCCCGCGCCCGAAACCAGcccgccgccatcgacaATCATACAGACACGCAACAAACACCTCGACTAGAGCTGTCGCGTTCCAGCCGCAAAACCGCACTAATCTATCGACTAGGTGCTGGTCTTGtgctgatgaggttggtTCACCCTCGATTTGCGCTGGGATTGAgacactgctgctgctgctgctgctgggagggGTTGCATTTTTCCGCGCTGTGAGGCATATGGTCGCTTGCTCCGCCGATGAGCATCCACCATCTTTCCCCCATCGCCAGCCAGCCGACCGGCGAGAGACCAGTCAGAAGCGCATCCAGCTTTCTGCCGCGACCTAGCCACCTGAGCTTCTCTCTCCCTACCGGACCACCCGCTCGCTGATGTTGGATCACTTTTCATACATATTAACCTCTCATGACCCAATCTTCTGGGCAGCAAAGAGCTAACTAGAGGGCATTCTTAGACAGACATTCGACATCCTTTCTGTATTGAAATCATCGGGGCCCTCTTCAACTCCCGAATACCCTCTGATTCTCCCAAGGCAATAGCATTGCCGTGCCAACCAACCGCCAGCCCAACGACCGACCCTCTTGCCTACTATTTGGCTTGGCTATCGAGTGGGAGCTTCGCGATTCCACACAATGAACGGATCATCACAACAACCGAAGGACGCTACGGCGCAAAGGCCATCATCAGCTGCGACTGCTGCGAATGTTGCGGCCGCTAACGGCAGCTCTGCgctcaacaagaagaggaagaaggacggactgaagcccatcatcaccactgaAGGACCCGGGTACGTGCATTTTATTTTCTCCCAGGCTATTGCTTtctgcttgttcttgttttTTCATCCCGACCGGGAGATGATGCCGGCGCCCTGCTGGGAACTGGATGGTGGCGGGGACGATGGCCCGAGGATGGGGTGCTGTCGATGTTCAGGCTGCTGCGCCCAGCGAGTCTAGAGATGGCGGGGTGCGGGCAAGGCGGGTCGCAGAGGGGAAAGCGCAGCAGTAACAGCGTCCATGCGTTGGGCGCTGCGACATCACGCAGAACAAGCGGGCGGCGCATGGTGAGTGGGCGGGAGCTCCcagggtaggtaggtgacgAGGGACGGACGGGACCCGCGAATATTTTGTTGTGCTGTGTGTGGCTCTAGTGAGCTGCAAACAGGTCTTGTATCGTCGCACCATCCTCCGACCCCCCTCTTACCGCCTTCCGACTCCCTTTCCCACCCGCCCGCCAGACGAACTGCTGCCGTTGTCGTCAATCTgtatcaacaccaaccagcacGCCTCCGATATTTTGACAGTCTCCACTAGCGCTCGCCTTGCCCAACGCTCCTCGAGATGAAAACGATGCTAAAGACAAGGTCCCCGCTTTTTCCTTTTGTAACAAAGCCCGCCTTCCCCATTATCGGGCCGCCGAAAGTTCGGCACCTGTGCACAAACAGACCCGCGCCCAGCCAGCGTGCCCGCCCGACCCCGCCACCTGCCTTTGCTGCTCTGCTGCGCTGCGCAACCCTTCTTTGAGATTGCGCGATTGCTTCTTGCCGTTCATGTTGATGCTGTCATGGCATGTAGACCCTCTGCTTACACGTCTCTCACTACAGGGCTGCTCATTTAGCTTCAGCAATGTCGGGTTCGCCCACGTCAGTCTCCTCCCCGGAGGACCCCGCCGAGAACACGGCGGATGAAGAAGACTCCGAAGATTACTGCAAAGGAGGCTACCATCCCGTCACGGTTGGGGAGTCGTTCAAGGATGGGAAATACATTGTGGTGCGCAAGCTAGGATGGGGTCACTTCTCGACCGTATGGCTATCAAGAGACACCACTACCGGCAAACACGTCGCTCTCAAAGTCGTCAGATCTGCCGCCCACTACACCGAGACAGCCATCGACGAGATCAAGCTTCTCAACAAGATCGTCCAAGCGAACCCAAACCATCCAGGTCGCAAACATGTCGTTAGTCTGCTGGACTCGTTCGAGCACAAGGGGCCAAACGGTACCCATGTGTGCATGGTGTTCGAGGTGCTGGGCGAAAACTTGCTTGGTTTGATCAAGAAGTGGAATCACCGGGGCATCCCAATGCCACTCGTCAAGCAGATCACTAAACAAGTTCTCTTGGGACTCGACTACCTGCACCGGGAATGCGGCATCATCCATACCGACTTGAAGCCCGAAAATGTCTTGATTGAGATTGGGGACGTGGAGAAGATTGTTCAAAAGGTGGTCAGCTCCGACGCCggcgagaaggagaacaACAGGAATGGACGTCGGAGGCGTAGGACGCTTATTACTGGCAGCCAGCCTTTACCCTCGCCGCTGAACGCTAGTTTCGATCGCGGTTCGATTTTCC
It contains:
- the SKY1 gene encoding serine/threonine protein kinase, CMGC (COG:T; EggNog:ENOG503NV4H) — encoded protein: MNGSSQQPKDATAQRPSSAATAANVAAANGSSALNKKRKKDGLKPIITTEGPGAAHLASAMSGSPTSVSSPEDPAENTADEEDSEDYCKGGYHPVTVGESFKDGKYIVVRKLGWGHFSTVWLSRDTTTGKHVALKVVRSAAHYTETAIDEIKLLNKIVQANPNHPGRKHVVSLLDSFEHKGPNGTHVCMVFEVLGENLLGLIKKWNHRGIPMPLVKQITKQVLLGLDYLHRECGIIHTDLKPENVLIEIGDVEKIVQKVVSSDAGEKENNRNGRRRRRTLITGSQPLPSPLNASFDRGSIFPSPGAPSLGQMLHDADSKSKEPSPKRDKETGEDRQGQREKTADILTKEVSGISLDKATPLSTAGEKRKADDMQYDIISVKIADLGNACWVNHHFTNDIQTRQYRSPEVILGAKWGASTDVWSMAAMVFELITGDYLFDPQSGTKYGKDDDHIAQIIELLGQFPKSLCLSGKWSQEIFNRRGELRNIHRLRHWALPDVLKEKYHFKEEDAKKIADFLTPLLELTPEKRANAGGMASHPWLEDTPGMKGIKIEGVEVGSRGEGIEGWATEVRKR